Proteins found in one Hevea brasiliensis isolate MT/VB/25A 57/8 chromosome 18, ASM3005281v1, whole genome shotgun sequence genomic segment:
- the LOC110649838 gene encoding protein MALE DISCOVERER 2 isoform X1, which produces MGFRWNANGIRFLCFLVLILGLEIQGYWSLDDEGLILLEFRARVSSDPFGAFANWNSNDNNPCLWSGVHCVAGKVQILDLNGLSLEGTLAPALGKLNHLKSLVLCKNHFFGTIPKEIGGLTKLELLDLRDNNFIGAIPVASGRLPSLKCLLLCGNKFEGSNPLEIGRLNLFSELQFDENLACAADSSTSCVNRKFGNGMWQSSLKRLNGAYSLIIPIKGAVIRYFNALPLQLFKLGKNSLHECDDSYYEKPASSSELPMAQNIEVLVKFARRKLFEQSSNLPAAPASSGSSTQQIIALPTSRSSGSFPAIPNANQTQSPPAPQPSPVQSPPKGFQSDSDFSSTNNPSPKSETSSNAWYYFLIIPIMFTLVIIALGLLFLCRKQGVTTIGPWKTGLSGQLQKAFVTGVPKLNRAELETACEDFSNIIDTHESWIAYKGTLSSGVEIAVASSSVASSKDWSKNLEKSYRKKIDALSRVNHKNFVNLIGYCEENEPFNRMMVFEYAPNGTLFEHLHVKEMEHLDWSARMRIIMGIAYCLQYMHHDLNPPIAHSNLNSNNIYLTDDYAAKIAESKSSGDNESEHSTLPPMADVDTNVYCFGILLLEIISGKLQYSEEQGSLEKWAAEYLNDKRSISYMIDPSLKSFKNNELDIICEIIHECIQPNPSQRPTMRDISSKLRGVIAISPDQATPRLSPLWWAELEILSVEAT; this is translated from the exons ATGGGGTTTAGATGGAACGCAAATGGGATCCGGTTTTTGTGCTTTTTGGTTTTGATTCTTGGTCTTGAAATTCAAGGGTATTGGTCCCTAGATGATGAAG GACTAATTTTATTGGAGTTTCGTGCAAGAGTGAGTTCTGATCCTTTTGGTGCTTTTGCTAACTGGAATTCCAATGACAATAATCCTTGTTTGTGGTCTGGTGTTCACTGTGTGGCCGGCAAAGTGCAAATATT AGATCTGAATGGGCTTTCTTTAGAAGGTACATTGGCTCCTGCTCTTGGAAAACTCAATCACCTAAAATCTCT TGTGCTCTGCAAAAACCATTTCTTTGGTACCATTCCTAAAGAGATTGGAGGACTCACAAAGCTGGAGCTGCTGGACTTGAGGGATAATAACTTCATTGGAGCAATTCCAGTGGCATCAGGAAGACTGCCATCACTTAAATGCTT GTTGCTCTGTGGCAATAAATTTGAAGGCAGCAATCCTCTGGAGATCGGGAGGCTTAACTTATTTTCTGAGTTGCAATTTGATGAAAATCTTGCATGTGCTGCAGACTCTAGCACTAGCTGTGTAAATCGAAAGTTTGGAAATGG TATGTGGCAGAGCAGTTTGAAACGATTGAATGGTGCTTATTCATTGATAATCCCAATTAAAGGAGCTGTTATACGTTACTTCAATGCCTTGCCACTGCAACT GTTCAAGCTTGGAAAGAACTCTCTGCATGAATGTGATGACAGTTACTATGAGAAGCCAGCAA GTTCATCTGAGCTGCCCATGGCCCAAAATATAGAGGTCCTTGTCAAATTTGCACGTCGTAAACTATTTGAACAGTCCAGTAACCTCCCTGCTGCACCTGCTAGTAGTGGGTCCTCCACTCAACAGATTATTGCTTTACCAACTAGCCGAAGTAGTGGGAGTTTCCCAGCTATACCTAATGcaaatcaaactcaatctccacCTGCACCACAACCTTCACCTGTTCAGTCTCCACCAAAAGGGTTCCAAAGTGATTCTGATTTCAGTTCAACTAATAATCCTTCTCCAAAAAGTGAAACTTCTAGTAATGCATGGTATTATTTCTTGATTATTCCAATTATGTTTACCTTGGTCATTATTGCTCTGGGCCTGCTGTTTTTGTGCCGTAAACAAGGAGTCACGACCATAGGTCCCTGGAAGACTGGACTGAGTGGACAGCTGCAGAAAGCTTTTGTTACAG GAGTTCCCAAGTTAAATAGAGCAGAGCTGGAAACTGCCTGTGAGGATTTCAGCAATATAATTGACACTCATGAGAGTTGGATTGCTTATAAGGGAACATTGTCCAGTGGAGTTGAGATAGCTGTTGCTTCAAGTTCAGTTGCTTCTTCCAAAGATTGGTCAAAGAATTTAGAAAAGTCCTACCGGAAAAAG ATTGATGCATTGTCTCGGGTTAACCATAAGAATTTTGTTAATCTCATTGGCTACTGTGAAGAAAATGAACCTTTCAATAGGATGATGGTGTTTGAATATGCTCCGAATGGAACCCTCTTTGAGCATCTGCATG TTAAAGAAATGGAGCATCTTGATTGGAGTGCAAGGATGAGGATTATCATGGGCATTGCTTATTGCTTGCAATACATGCACCATGATTTAAATCCACCAATAGCACATTCTAACttaaattcaaataatatttatCTAACTGATGACTATGCAGCAAAG ATTGCCGAGTCAAAGAGCTCAGGGGACAACGAGTCGGAGCATTCTACATTGCCACCCATGGCCGATGTTGATACAAATGTCTATTGTTTTGGAATTTTATTACTTGAAATCATTTCTGGAAAGCTCCAGTACTCGGAAGAACAAGGGTCCCTTGAGAAATGG GCTGCTGAATATTTGAATGACAAGCGGAGTATCAGCTACATGATTGATCCAAGCCTCAAATCTTTCAAAAACAATGAGCTTGACATCATCTGCGAGATTATCCACGAGTGTATACAGCCAAATCCGAGTCAAAGACCAACAATGAGGGATATCAGTTCCAAGTTGAGGGGAGTGATTGCTATCTCACCTGATCAAGCAACTCCGAGGCTTTCTCCCCTATGGTGGGCTGAACTCGAGATATTATCTGTTGAGGCGACTTAA
- the LOC110649838 gene encoding protein MALE DISCOVERER 2 isoform X2: MGFRWNANGIRFLCFLVLILGLEIQGYWSLDDEGLILLEFRARVSSDPFGAFANWNSNDNNPCLWSGVHCVAGKVQILDLNGLSLEGTLAPALGKLNHLKSLVLCKNHFFGTIPKEIGGLTKLELLDLRDNNFIGAIPVASGRLPSLKCLLLCGNKFEGSNPLEIGRLNLFSELQFDENLACAADSSTSCVNRKFGNGFKLGKNSLHECDDSYYEKPASSSELPMAQNIEVLVKFARRKLFEQSSNLPAAPASSGSSTQQIIALPTSRSSGSFPAIPNANQTQSPPAPQPSPVQSPPKGFQSDSDFSSTNNPSPKSETSSNAWYYFLIIPIMFTLVIIALGLLFLCRKQGVTTIGPWKTGLSGQLQKAFVTGVPKLNRAELETACEDFSNIIDTHESWIAYKGTLSSGVEIAVASSSVASSKDWSKNLEKSYRKKIDALSRVNHKNFVNLIGYCEENEPFNRMMVFEYAPNGTLFEHLHVKEMEHLDWSARMRIIMGIAYCLQYMHHDLNPPIAHSNLNSNNIYLTDDYAAKIAESKSSGDNESEHSTLPPMADVDTNVYCFGILLLEIISGKLQYSEEQGSLEKWAAEYLNDKRSISYMIDPSLKSFKNNELDIICEIIHECIQPNPSQRPTMRDISSKLRGVIAISPDQATPRLSPLWWAELEILSVEAT; encoded by the exons ATGGGGTTTAGATGGAACGCAAATGGGATCCGGTTTTTGTGCTTTTTGGTTTTGATTCTTGGTCTTGAAATTCAAGGGTATTGGTCCCTAGATGATGAAG GACTAATTTTATTGGAGTTTCGTGCAAGAGTGAGTTCTGATCCTTTTGGTGCTTTTGCTAACTGGAATTCCAATGACAATAATCCTTGTTTGTGGTCTGGTGTTCACTGTGTGGCCGGCAAAGTGCAAATATT AGATCTGAATGGGCTTTCTTTAGAAGGTACATTGGCTCCTGCTCTTGGAAAACTCAATCACCTAAAATCTCT TGTGCTCTGCAAAAACCATTTCTTTGGTACCATTCCTAAAGAGATTGGAGGACTCACAAAGCTGGAGCTGCTGGACTTGAGGGATAATAACTTCATTGGAGCAATTCCAGTGGCATCAGGAAGACTGCCATCACTTAAATGCTT GTTGCTCTGTGGCAATAAATTTGAAGGCAGCAATCCTCTGGAGATCGGGAGGCTTAACTTATTTTCTGAGTTGCAATTTGATGAAAATCTTGCATGTGCTGCAGACTCTAGCACTAGCTGTGTAAATCGAAAGTTTGGAAATGG GTTCAAGCTTGGAAAGAACTCTCTGCATGAATGTGATGACAGTTACTATGAGAAGCCAGCAA GTTCATCTGAGCTGCCCATGGCCCAAAATATAGAGGTCCTTGTCAAATTTGCACGTCGTAAACTATTTGAACAGTCCAGTAACCTCCCTGCTGCACCTGCTAGTAGTGGGTCCTCCACTCAACAGATTATTGCTTTACCAACTAGCCGAAGTAGTGGGAGTTTCCCAGCTATACCTAATGcaaatcaaactcaatctccacCTGCACCACAACCTTCACCTGTTCAGTCTCCACCAAAAGGGTTCCAAAGTGATTCTGATTTCAGTTCAACTAATAATCCTTCTCCAAAAAGTGAAACTTCTAGTAATGCATGGTATTATTTCTTGATTATTCCAATTATGTTTACCTTGGTCATTATTGCTCTGGGCCTGCTGTTTTTGTGCCGTAAACAAGGAGTCACGACCATAGGTCCCTGGAAGACTGGACTGAGTGGACAGCTGCAGAAAGCTTTTGTTACAG GAGTTCCCAAGTTAAATAGAGCAGAGCTGGAAACTGCCTGTGAGGATTTCAGCAATATAATTGACACTCATGAGAGTTGGATTGCTTATAAGGGAACATTGTCCAGTGGAGTTGAGATAGCTGTTGCTTCAAGTTCAGTTGCTTCTTCCAAAGATTGGTCAAAGAATTTAGAAAAGTCCTACCGGAAAAAG ATTGATGCATTGTCTCGGGTTAACCATAAGAATTTTGTTAATCTCATTGGCTACTGTGAAGAAAATGAACCTTTCAATAGGATGATGGTGTTTGAATATGCTCCGAATGGAACCCTCTTTGAGCATCTGCATG TTAAAGAAATGGAGCATCTTGATTGGAGTGCAAGGATGAGGATTATCATGGGCATTGCTTATTGCTTGCAATACATGCACCATGATTTAAATCCACCAATAGCACATTCTAACttaaattcaaataatatttatCTAACTGATGACTATGCAGCAAAG ATTGCCGAGTCAAAGAGCTCAGGGGACAACGAGTCGGAGCATTCTACATTGCCACCCATGGCCGATGTTGATACAAATGTCTATTGTTTTGGAATTTTATTACTTGAAATCATTTCTGGAAAGCTCCAGTACTCGGAAGAACAAGGGTCCCTTGAGAAATGG GCTGCTGAATATTTGAATGACAAGCGGAGTATCAGCTACATGATTGATCCAAGCCTCAAATCTTTCAAAAACAATGAGCTTGACATCATCTGCGAGATTATCCACGAGTGTATACAGCCAAATCCGAGTCAAAGACCAACAATGAGGGATATCAGTTCCAAGTTGAGGGGAGTGATTGCTATCTCACCTGATCAAGCAACTCCGAGGCTTTCTCCCCTATGGTGGGCTGAACTCGAGATATTATCTGTTGAGGCGACTTAA
- the LOC110648824 gene encoding protein DOG1-like 4, giving the protein MKTKVEEKFSQFLEKWICQLDEYLQQLRRVSKDYRSKTAWCDTEQELQALVSKVTQHYKDYYTIKWALAHEDVLAFFCPIWVSPLEYAYSWITGWKPSAIFKLVDSIRTSRVPGSDLAELTQEQQRKIEALRVKIRLEEEKVEREMERQQVAVADKKMAELARLVVRVKNGEQVNQVEGMVQVALKGILMAGLEKVMKAADCVRLRTLKGILDILKPLECAEFLAEIGMLQIQLRQYGKKRDINIA; this is encoded by the coding sequence ATGAAAACCAAAGTTGAGGAGAAGTTCTCTCAGTTTTTGGAGAAGTGGATATGTCAACTCGATGAATATCTCCAACAGCTGCGAAGGGTGTCGAAGGATTATCGATCTAAAACGGCTTGGTGTGACACTGAGCAAGAGCTGCAAGCTTTAGTGTCAAAAGTCACACAACATTACAAAGACTACTACACTATAAAATGGGCTTTAGCTCATGAAGATGTGCTTGCTTTCTTTTGTCCAATTTGGGTTTCCCCATTAGAGTATGCGTATTCTTGGATTACTGGGTGGAAACCTTCGGCGATTTTTAAACTGGTTGACTCAATCAGGACATCTCGTGTTCCAGGTTCGGATCTGGCTGAATTGACACAAGAACAACAGAGAAAGATTGAGGCACTGAGGGTGAAAATAAGGTTAGAAGAGGAGAAGGTGGAGAGGGAAATGGAGAGACAACAAGTGGCTGTAGCGGACAAGAAGATGGCGGAGTTGGCAAGGTTGGTGGTTCGAGTGAAGAATGGGGAGCAAGTGAACCAAGTGGAGGGAATGGTGCAGGTAGCATTGAAGGGAATATTAATGGCAGGACTAGAGAAGGTAATGAAAGCAGCAGATTGTGTAAGACTTAGAACTTTAAAAGGAATTTTGGATATTTTGAAGCCATTAGAGTGTGCGGAGTTCTTGGCAGAGATTGGCATGCTTCAAATTCAGCTAAGGCAATATGGAAAGAAAAGGGATATAAATATAGCATAA